Proteins from a genomic interval of Cognatishimia sp. WU-CL00825:
- a CDS encoding DUF3168 domain-containing protein: MSYGVSVALQSAIYQCLQSDAALNSLIGTAVFDEVPGGTIPSTYVTLGPEIALDRSDKTDAGALHRFTVSVVSDAPGFSNSKAVAVAVSDALHQTALGLSRGHLISLVFERAAASREEAANLRRIDLRFAARVEDN, translated from the coding sequence ATGAGCTATGGCGTTTCCGTCGCTTTGCAATCAGCAATTTACCAATGCTTACAATCTGATGCAGCACTTAATAGTTTGATTGGCACCGCGGTTTTTGACGAGGTTCCGGGGGGCACAATTCCTTCTACTTACGTGACTTTGGGACCGGAAATTGCCCTGGATCGCAGCGACAAGACCGATGCGGGCGCATTGCACAGATTTACCGTCTCGGTGGTCAGCGATGCGCCGGGGTTTTCCAACAGTAAAGCGGTTGCCGTGGCGGTCAGCGATGCGCTGCACCAGACCGCCCTAGGTCTGTCGCGCGGGCATTTGATCTCTTTGGTGTTTGAGCGGGCGGCGGCGAGCCGCGAGGAAGCCGCGAATTTGCGGCGCATAGATCTGCGGTTTGCGGCGCGGGTCGAGGACAACTGA
- a CDS encoding DUF2163 domain-containing protein, whose amino-acid sequence MGISADFQTHLDGGHTTLARCWQILRKDGVLLGFTDHDNDLNFADTVFRADTGLTALALDQSTGLSVDNSEALGALSDASIQDVDIEAGRFDSAKVTAWVVNWADVAQRRVVFRGSIGEIQRGGGGFRAELRGLTDPLNQPSGRVFQKPCTAVLGDTSCQIDLGEVQNFADVVVEEITEQRVLRFGALTEYAEGWFDRGRLDVLSGAAAGLTGVIKQDRFAGPVRRVELWAPIKAQIAVGDQVRLIAGCDKRFATCRFKFGNHLNFQGFPDVPGDEWISTLPRDGEVNDGGSLRS is encoded by the coding sequence ATGGGGATATCAGCAGATTTTCAAACGCATTTGGACGGCGGCCACACAACTTTGGCGCGGTGTTGGCAAATTTTGCGCAAAGATGGGGTTTTGCTGGGGTTTACCGATCATGATAACGATCTGAATTTTGCCGATACGGTGTTTCGGGCAGACACCGGATTGACGGCGTTGGCACTGGACCAAAGTACGGGTTTGTCAGTCGATAATTCTGAAGCGCTTGGGGCGCTGAGCGATGCGTCGATTCAGGATGTCGATATCGAAGCCGGGCGCTTTGATAGCGCCAAAGTGACGGCCTGGGTTGTGAATTGGGCAGATGTGGCGCAGCGCCGGGTGGTGTTTCGCGGCAGCATTGGTGAAATCCAGCGCGGTGGCGGCGGGTTTCGCGCAGAACTGCGCGGCTTGACGGACCCTCTGAACCAACCCAGCGGTCGGGTGTTTCAAAAGCCCTGTACCGCCGTGCTTGGGGATACATCTTGCCAGATCGATCTTGGGGAAGTGCAGAATTTTGCAGATGTGGTGGTGGAAGAGATCACAGAGCAGCGGGTTTTGCGATTTGGGGCGCTGACTGAATATGCCGAAGGCTGGTTTGATCGCGGGCGGCTTGATGTGCTGTCAGGTGCTGCGGCGGGCCTGACTGGCGTGATCAAACAGGATCGTTTTGCAGGTCCTGTCCGGCGGGTGGAACTTTGGGCCCCGATCAAAGCCCAGATTGCGGTTGGCGATCAAGTGAGGCTGATTGCAGGCTGTGACAAACGCTTTGCGACCTGTCGTTTCAAATTCGGCAACCATTTGAACTTTCAGGGGTTTCCAGATGTTCCGGGCGATGAGTGGATCTCGACTTTGCCACGTGATGGCGAGGTGAATGACGGCGGGAGTTTACGCTCGTGA
- a CDS encoding rcc01693 family protein: MTGFDWPGLMRAGLRGLHLTPREFWQLTPAELALMLGQSSGPAPMGRAQLDALLQAYPDKSEVNE; this comes from the coding sequence ATGACGGGGTTTGACTGGCCGGGCCTGATGCGTGCGGGCCTGCGTGGTTTGCACTTAACTCCGCGCGAGTTCTGGCAGCTGACACCAGCTGAATTGGCACTGATGTTGGGACAAAGCAGTGGTCCTGCGCCCATGGGCCGCGCGCAATTGGATGCGTTGTTACAGGCCTATCCGGACAAATCAGAGGTGAATGAATGA
- a CDS encoding DUF2460 domain-containing protein: MAFHEVRFPANLSFGSIGGPERRTDVVTLTNGFEERNTPWAHARRRYDAGVGMRSLDDIETLIAFFEARQGQLHGFRWKDWSDFKSSVASAEVDFRDQVIGVGDSVQTAFPLLKTYQSGEQSYGRPISKPVAGTVRIGVADSEQQEAVHYTVDLAHGLVMFNDPPGLGEEVSAGFEFDVPVRFDTDRIQTSVASFQAGDMPNVPVVEVRV, encoded by the coding sequence ATGGCTTTTCACGAGGTGCGGTTTCCCGCAAATCTGAGTTTTGGATCCATCGGTGGGCCCGAGCGTCGCACCGATGTTGTGACCCTGACCAATGGGTTTGAAGAGCGTAATACACCCTGGGCGCATGCCCGGCGGCGCTATGATGCTGGCGTTGGCATGCGGTCCTTGGATGACATAGAAACCCTGATTGCGTTTTTTGAGGCGCGCCAGGGCCAGTTGCACGGGTTTCGTTGGAAAGACTGGTCAGATTTCAAATCATCCGTGGCTTCGGCCGAGGTGGATTTTCGTGATCAGGTGATAGGGGTTGGTGACAGTGTGCAAACCGCATTTCCGTTGCTGAAAACCTATCAATCCGGTGAACAGTCCTATGGGCGTCCAATCAGCAAGCCGGTGGCTGGCACGGTGCGGATCGGCGTGGCCGACAGCGAGCAGCAAGAGGCGGTGCATTATACGGTGGATCTGGCCCATGGGCTGGTGATGTTCAATGATCCGCCGGGGCTGGGGGAAGAGGTCAGCGCGGGGTTTGAATTTGACGTGCCGGTGCGGTTTGACACCGACCGGATTCAGACCAGCGTTGCCAGTTTTCAGGCGGGTGACATGCCCAATGTGCCTGTGGTCGAGGTGCGTGTGTGA
- a CDS encoding gene transfer agent family protein codes for MANPWAGEVALELNGTPHVLKLTLGALAELEDQLAAGSLVELVQRFESGAFSSSDVLALVCAGLRGGGWTGQQADLLTADIAGGPVKAARVAAQLLAQAFTVPGGQHDGV; via the coding sequence ATGGCAAACCCTTGGGCTGGCGAAGTCGCTTTGGAGCTAAATGGCACCCCCCATGTGTTGAAACTGACATTGGGGGCATTGGCAGAGTTGGAAGATCAGCTTGCGGCGGGTTCTTTGGTGGAACTGGTGCAGCGGTTTGAAAGCGGGGCGTTTTCCAGTTCGGATGTTTTGGCCTTGGTCTGTGCTGGGTTGCGCGGTGGTGGCTGGACAGGGCAGCAGGCTGATTTGCTGACAGCCGACATCGCCGGGGGACCTGTGAAAGCCGCGCGGGTGGCCGCCCAGTTGCTGGCCCAGGCCTTTACGGTGCCGGGGGGGCAACATGACGGGGTTTGA
- a CDS encoding phage tail tape measure protein, which produces MTDFENIETLGTQLENLDAQAGDAAQMVAAFSGEMQKVRLGLQSTGGDLQTLEKGLRKGLRKAVDGVVQEGDSLSEALRNVVSGVISAAYGAAVKPVTDHFGSLLARGIGGIFGGLLPFENGAPFSQGRVLPFANGGIVAGPTTFPMRGGLGLMGEAGPEAIMPLARGADGKLGVRGGGGRSVQVVMNIQTPDVQSFQRSRGQIAAQMGRALAQGQRNR; this is translated from the coding sequence ATGACAGATTTTGAAAACATAGAAACTCTGGGGACGCAGCTGGAAAATCTGGATGCGCAGGCCGGGGATGCGGCGCAGATGGTGGCTGCGTTTTCGGGAGAAATGCAAAAGGTGCGGCTGGGGCTACAGTCCACCGGCGGCGATTTGCAGACGCTTGAGAAGGGCTTGCGTAAAGGTCTGCGCAAGGCCGTGGACGGTGTGGTGCAAGAGGGCGACAGCCTAAGCGAGGCCCTGCGCAATGTGGTCAGCGGCGTGATCAGCGCGGCCTATGGTGCCGCGGTCAAACCGGTGACAGATCATTTTGGTTCGCTGCTGGCGCGGGGCATCGGCGGGATTTTTGGTGGGCTTTTGCCTTTTGAAAATGGAGCGCCGTTTTCCCAAGGGCGGGTCTTGCCCTTTGCCAATGGCGGCATAGTGGCTGGGCCAACGACCTTTCCAATGCGTGGCGGGCTTGGCCTGATGGGTGAAGCAGGCCCCGAGGCCATTATGCCGCTCGCGCGGGGGGCTGACGGCAAGCTGGGGGTGCGTGGCGGGGGCGGGCGATCGGTGCAGGTCGTGATGAATATCCAAACGCCAGATGTGCAAAGTTTTCAGCGCTCTCGCGGCCAAATCGCCGCGCAAATGGGCCGGGCTTTGGCGCAGGGTCAACGCAATAGGTAA
- a CDS encoding phage head closure protein, producing MSGPVLNRKLTLQEAQKVTDEAGGFTETWVDLGSLWAEVKPRTGRERARARKGVGLSRVDYRITVRAAEFGAPSRPVAGQRFREGTRLFRILAVTEQDSAARFLTCFATEEIVA from the coding sequence ATGAGCGGGCCGGTTTTGAACCGCAAACTGACCCTGCAAGAGGCGCAGAAAGTCACCGACGAGGCCGGTGGGTTTACCGAAACCTGGGTGGATCTTGGGTCGCTGTGGGCCGAGGTTAAACCCCGCACCGGGCGAGAACGGGCGCGGGCGCGCAAGGGTGTGGGTCTGTCGCGGGTGGATTACCGCATCACGGTGCGGGCCGCAGAGTTTGGCGCCCCGTCGCGACCTGTGGCAGGCCAGAGGTTTCGCGAAGGAACACGCTTGTTTCGCATTCTGGCGGTCACCGAACAGGATTCTGCAGCACGGTTTCTGACCTGCTTTGCAACAGAGGAGATCGTGGCATGA
- a CDS encoding phage major tail protein, TP901-1 family encodes MTAQNGKDLLIKVDILGDGTFETIAGLRATRISFNAESVDVTSLESQGGWRELLAGAGVKTAAISGSGVFKDASTDERTRQLFFDGEIPDFQVIIPDFGTVEGAFQVTSLEYAGNFNGEATYELALASAGALSFVAAV; translated from the coding sequence ATGACGGCACAAAACGGTAAGGATCTATTGATCAAAGTCGATATTCTGGGTGACGGCACCTTTGAAACCATCGCGGGCCTGCGGGCAACCCGCATCAGTTTTAATGCGGAAAGTGTTGATGTGACCTCGTTGGAAAGCCAGGGCGGTTGGCGCGAATTGCTGGCCGGGGCCGGGGTTAAGACCGCGGCGATTTCCGGGTCGGGCGTCTTTAAGGACGCCAGCACTGACGAGCGCACACGCCAATTGTTCTTTGACGGCGAGATCCCCGATTTTCAGGTGATAATCCCCGATTTCGGCACGGTCGAGGGCGCGTTTCAGGTGACCTCATTGGAATATGCCGGCAATTTCAACGGTGAAGCGACCTATGAATTGGCCCTGGCGTCGGCCGGTGCGCTGAGCTTTGTGGCGGCGGTTTAG